One segment of Solanum lycopersicum chromosome 1, SLM_r2.1 DNA contains the following:
- the LOC101259082 gene encoding PRA1 family protein F3, translating into MAISANLSNYGTLPTSTPPASPQTTPHSARKPPRPPLPRPPQPQPQPPVRTSTVTRSDPATRRSWRVFFDYNIMSLPYNYSEAITRVRRNLNYFRVNYAMIILVILFISLVYHPISMIVFLAISVAWFYYFREEAIVISGTQLDDRLVLVGLGLVTVVALALTHVGLNVLVALIIGFFVLGIHGALRGTEDLFLDENEAAEGGLLSVVSEEQIRPSYR; encoded by the coding sequence ATGGCAATTTCTGCAAATTTGTCCAATTATGGTACCCTTCCAACTTCAACCCCACCAGCATCACCACAAACCACACCTCATTCCGCAAGAAAACCACCTCGTCCACCGTTACCACGACCACCACAACCACAACCACAACCGCCGGTGCGGACGTCGACGGTCACTAGATCCGACCCGGCAACACGTCGTTCATGGCGTGTGTTCTTTGACTACAACATTATGTCTCTTCCGTATAACTATTCTGAAGCGATTACCCGGGTGAGGAGGAACCTTAATTATTTCCGTGTCAATTACGCTATGATAATCCTTGTTATTCTATTCATCAGCCTTGTCTACCACCCTATCTCTATGATTGTCTTCTTGGCTATTTCTGTAGCTTGGTTTTACTATTTCCGTGAAGAAGCGATTGTGATTTCGGGAACCCAATTGGATGATCGGCTTGTTTTGGTTGGGTTAGGGTTGGTTACTGTTGTTGCCTTGGCGCTTACTCACGTGGGTCTCAATGTTTTGGTTGCTTTGATTATTGGGTTTTTCGTTTTGGGAATCCATGGGGCGTTAAGGGGAACTGAGGATTTGTTCTTGGATGagaatgaggctgcggaaggtGGGTTGCTTTCGGTTGTCAGTGAGGAACAAATCAGGCCTAGTTATAGGTAG
- the PR-P2 gene encoding pathogenesis-related protein P2 precursor → MERVNKLCVAFFVINMMMAVAAAQSATNVRATYHLYNPQNINWDLRTASVYCATWDADKPLEWRRRYGWTAFCGPAGPTGQASCGRCLRVTNTGTGTQETVRIVDQCRNGGLDLDVNVFNRLDTNGLGYQRGNLNVNYEFVNC, encoded by the exons atgGAGAGAGTTAACAAGTTGTGTGTAGCATTTTTTGTCATCAACATGATGATGGCGGTGGCCGCAGCGCAAAGCGCTACGAACGTTAGGGCAACGTATCATTTGTACAATCCGCAAAACATAAACTGGGATTTAAGAACTGCTAGCGTTTACTGCGCTACCTGGGATGCTGACAAGCCTCTGGAGTGGCGCCGGAGGTATGGCTGGACCGCTTTTTGCGGTCCAGCTGGACCTACGGGCCAAGCTTCATGCGGTAGATGCTTGAGG GTGACCAACACAGGAACAGGAACACAAGAAACAGTGAGAATAGTAGATCAATGCAGAAATGGAGGGCTTGATTTGGATGTAAACGTTTTCAACCGATTGGACACTAATGGATTGGGCTATCAGAGGGGAAACCTTAATGTTAACTATGAATTTGTCAACTGCTAA
- the LOC101259373 gene encoding uncharacterized protein yields MRSRPPLVRRRSPTHYDTGTPTYQPNGFDQHDLDSGARKTKHKGKNVVWSPAMDKCLIEALSIQARNGNKVDKCFNENAYNAACVAVNSHFSLSLNNQKVVNRLKTIKKRYNTIRNILSQEGFSWNPNTNTIDCEDDDLWKRYVAAHPDARTFRGKQIAMYEEMKIVCGNYQAHSRWARTPGKVNGNPVIECKYEQESASYLSASSDHMNDSDGTETQSSAKEPVYTEMLANNEDEDEPEAQPEGQTAKRTRSSETLQDAMLAIASSIRHLADTIEQSKYTIDTPALLQAVMEIEGLEESKQMYAFEFLNEDATKARAFMAYNRRLRRIYLFRLFGWWR; encoded by the exons ATGAGATCCAGACCACCATTGGTACGCAGGAGATCGCCTACTCATTATGACACAGGCACCCCCACCTATCAACCTAATG GATTTGACCAACATGACCTAGATAGTGGGGCAAGGAAGACAAAGCACAAGGGAAAAAATGTTGTATGGTCTCCGGCAATGGACAAGTGTTTGATTGAAGCACTTTCTATTCAAGCAAGAAATGGAAATAAAGTTGACAAATGCTTCAATGAAAATGCATATAACGCTGCTTGTGTTGCCGTTAATTCTCATTTCAGCTTGTCCTTAAATAACCAAAAGGTTGTTAATCGTCTTAAGACAATCAAAAAGAGGTACAACACAATAAGGAATATCCTCAGTCAAGAGGGATTCTCTTGGAATCCCAATACAAATACAATAGACTGTGAAGATGATGATCTTTGGAAGAGATACGTTGCT GCACACCCTGATGCTAGGACCTTTCGAGGAAAGCAGATAGCCATGTATGAAGAAATGAAAATCGTATGTGGAAATTATCAAGCTCATAGCCGCTGGGCAAGAACGCCAGGCAAAGTGAACGGAAATCCAGTGATAGAGTGCAAGTATGAACAAGAGTCTGCATCATATCTTTCAGCGAGTTCAGATCATATGAACGATTCAGATGGAACAGAGACACAGTCCTCTGCCAAAGAACCAGTATATACTGAAATGCTTGCTAataatgaagatgaagatgagcCTGAAGCTCAACCCGAGGGGCAAACTGCAAAACGGACTCGCAGCTCAGAGACACTGCAGGATGCAATGTTGGCGATAGCCTCAAGCATCCGACACCTAGCTGACACAATCGAGCAAAGCAAGTACACCATTGACACCCCTGCTCTTCTGCAAGCTGTAATGGAAATCGAAGGTCTGGAAGAATCAAAGCAAATGTACGCCTTTGAGTTTTTGAATGAGGACGCTACCAAAGCCAGAGCCTTCATGGCATACAATAGAAGACTCAGACGAATATATTTGTTTCGACTGTTTGGATGGTGGAGATAA
- the LOC101259674 gene encoding F-box protein At5g49610, translating to MELLKDNMMTNSSDEFENNIMADAEEFSPAIQQQGSGTHKEWNEVSKLPADYIRREDMEMKDVAMKYVLPFLPGKSLMKFRAVSNEWNHWIGCPLLAYQQSTSFQKLSGYFHQIVDVDLQSDPNFLSLDHSANGVPNPSLGFLPEGIKILSSSSGLLLCQGLESYYVCNPLTEDWKCIPPHQYYHGSNPAVILAFDLEGNIESYFHLVAAFPLLDQPVVLFEIYSSESNSWRRSSSECLELEDTTLVGGGLYMKGMGYWSTTSNGVLAFDVKNEVAAVLRVPIPPGRYGALTQIKDELSYVTVYNDCGDVFTLDIYGGMDMSLNRSVCINLGHKKSRRTLEQDPFIDNGSVLCSVLPCINSGDDIVVIWTTERIYLYYLSGQKVETIMTAGQLNPKRRFIPYTNSLAAIHEPKK from the exons atggaattGTTGAAGGACAACATGATGACTAATAGCTCTGATGAGTTTGAGAATAATATCATGGCTGATGCTGAGGAATTTTCTCCCGCTATTCAACAACAGGGCAGTGGGACTCACAAG GAATGGAACGAAGTATCAAAATTACCTGCAGACTACATCAGGAGAGAGGATATGGAGATGAAAGATGTAGCGATGAAATATGTGTTGCCTTTCCTTCCTGGCAAGTCCTTGATGAAGTTTCGAGCAGTGTCCAATGAATGGAATCATTGGATAGGTTGTCCGTTATTGGCATACCAGCAAAGCACTTCATTCCAGAAACTTTCAGGCTACTTTCATCAGATTGTGGATGTGGATCTCCAATCTGATCCTAACTTTTTGTCTTTGGATCATTCTGCGAATGGAGTCCCCAATCCTTCCCTGGGTTTCTTGCCTGAGGGGATTAAAATTCTCAGTTCTAGCAGCGGGTTGCTCCTTTGCCAGGGGTTAGAGAGTTATTACGTTTGCAATCCTCTGACCGAAGATTGGAAATGTATCCCTCCTCATCAATATTATCACGGATCTAATCCAGCTGTCATTCTTGCGTTTGATCTTGAAGGTAATATTGAATCATATTTTCACCTTGTCGCTGCTTTCCCTCTTCTTGATCAACCAGTTGTGCTATTTGAGATTTATTCGTCTGAATCAAACTCCTGGAGGCGCTCTTCCTCAGAATGTCTTGAGTTAGAAGATACTACTCTTGTTGGTGGGGGATTATATATGAAGGGGATGGGGTACTGGAGTACTACATCAAATGGTGTGCTAGCATTTGATGTGAAAAATGAGGTTGCAGCAGTTTTACGTGTGCCTATTCCACCTGGGAGATATGGTGCGTTGACTCAGATAAAGGATGAGTTATCTTACGTAACTGTTTACAACGATTGTGGTGATGTTTTTACGTTAGATATCTACGGAGGAATGGACATGAGCTTGAATCGCAGTGTGTGCATAAATCTTGGACACAAGAAGTCTCGGCGAACATTGGAGCAAGATCCATTTATTGACAATGGTAGTGTATTGTGCAGTGTATTACCGTGCATAAACAGTGGTGATGACATTGTGGTGATCTGGACAACTGAAAGGATATATCTTTATTACCTGAGTGGGCAAAAGGTGGAGACTATTATGACTGCAGGACAACTAAATCCAAAAAGAAGATTTATACCGTACACAAACAGCCTCGCTGCGATACATGAGCCGAAGAAGTAG
- the LOC543758 gene encoding wound-induced protein WIN1-like precursor: MNKLSSSTPILLALVLCISLTSVTNAQQCGRQRGGALCGGNLCCSQFGWCGSTPEYCSPSQGCQSQCRGGPTPTPTPGGGAQVRATYHIYNPQNVGWDLNAVSAYCSTWDANKPYSWRSKYGWTAFCGPVGPRGRDSCGKCLRVTNTRTGAQTTVRIVDQCSNGGLDLDINVFRQIDTDGVGNQQGHLIVNYQFVNCGDNVNVPLLSVVDRE; the protein is encoded by the exons ATGAACAAGCTAAGCAGTAGTACTCCCATTTTGCTAGCTCTGGTTCTCTGCATTAGCCTAACCTCTGTTACCAACGCGCAACAATGCGGAAGGCAAAGGGGCGGAGCATTATGTGGTGGCAACTTGTGTTGCAGTCAATTCGGGTGGTGTGGATCGACGCCCGAATATTGTTCACCTAGCCAAGGTTGCCAGAGCCAATGCAGAGGTGGACCAACTCCAACTCCGACTCCAGGTGGTGGTGCACAAGTTCGAGCAACGTATCATATATATAACCCGCAGAATGTTGGGTGGGATTTGAATGCTGTTAGCGCTTACTGTTCAACTTGGGATGCTAATAAGCCTTACTCATGGCGGAGTAAGTATGGCTGGACTGCTTTTTGTGGTCCTGTTGGACCACGTGGTAGAGACTCCTGCGGAAAGTGCTTAAGG GTGACAAATACACGTACAGGAGCTCAAACAACGGTCAGAATCGTGGATCAATGCAGCAATGGCGGACTAGATTTGGACATTAACGTTTTTCGACAAATCGATACAGATGGAGTGGGAAATCAACAAGGACACCTTATTGTGAACTACCAATTTGTTAATTGCGGTGACAATGTGAATGTTCCTCTGCTATCTGTTGTTGACAGAGAATGA
- the LOC101260272 gene encoding wound-induced protein WIN1, with protein sequence MTKLISINILFVLIISAIANAQQCGRQKGGALCSGNLCCSQFGWCGSTPEFCSPSKGCQSRCTGGGSTPTPTPTPSGSAQNIRATYHIYNPQNVGWDLNAVSAYCSTWDANKPYSWRKKYGWTAFCGPVGPRGRDSCGKCLRVTNTRTRAQTTVRIVDQCSNGGLDLDVNVFRQIDTDGNGNHQGHLIVNYQFVDCGDN encoded by the exons ATGACGAAGCTAATtagtattaatattttgttcGTGTTGATTATATCCGCGATTGCGAACGCACAGCAGTGCGGTAGACAAAAGGGCGGAGCCTTATGCAGCGGCAACTTGTGTTGCAGCCAATTCGGGTGGTGCGGATCAACACCCGAATTTTGTTCACCTTCCAAAGGCTGCCAGAGTCGCTGCACTGGTGGCGGATCAACCCCAACTCCAACTCCAACTCCATCTGGTAGCGCGCAAAATATACGTGCAACGTATCATATATATAACCCACAGAATGTTGGGTGGGATTTGAACGCTGTCAGCGCTTACTGTTCAACTTGGGATGCTAATAAGCCTTACTCCTGGCGGAAAAAGTATGGCTGGACTGCTTTCTGTGGTCCAGTTGGACCTCGTGGTCGCGACTCATGTGGCAAGTGCTTAAGG GTGACAAATACACGTACAAGAGCTCAAACGACGGTGAGAATTGTAGATCAGTGTAGCAACGGAGGACTAGACTTGGACGTTAACGTTTTTCGACAAATCGACACAGACGGAAACGGAAATCATCAAGGCCATCTTATTGTGAACTATCAGTTTGTTGATTGTGGTGATAATTAA